A genomic window from Camelina sativa cultivar DH55 chromosome 2, Cs, whole genome shotgun sequence includes:
- the LOC104730877 gene encoding uncharacterized protein LOC104730877, giving the protein MDRRMDFAASAFAMMSNWRANHPPSSSFPQRGSSVPDVAVLRSWREHLPPSASVVKLSQLTTVNNNRDESSVFSSGGYSWRLVVYPKGNEEDNGKGFVSMYVELDKSSLSSTSAPPTEVFAYLSFFVFNKKENKYFSVQDVEVKKFSSSRTVWGVSQVLPLEACSGPANGYILEGDEHEFGAHVKIASPPVAADDNLPFHKFSWSVRDFSLLKQSDYVSKTFQMGEKKWTLTVYPKGDSSAGGQMSSYVHLAEGENLLTGELVIARAQLQVLDPRGSNHLSGCLQGWVMTSNAGRGLAQSMPLAEIQEGYLDHEDTLNVEMECEVVNARKNDPFF; this is encoded by the exons ATGGATAGAAGAATGGATTTTGCTGCATCAGCTTTTGCTATGATGAGTAATTGGAGAGCAAAtcatcctccttcttcttctttccctcag AGGGGTTCAAGTGTACCAGATGTTGCAGTTTTGAGGAGTTGGAGAGAGCATCTTCCTCCTTCTGCTTCTGTTGTCAAGCTTTCTCAGCTTACTACTGTCAACAACAACAGAGACGAGTCCTCTGTTTTCTCGTCTGGTGGATACAGCTG GAGATTGGTTGTATACCCTAAAGGAAATGAAGAAGACAATGGAAAAGGATTTGTGTCAATGTATGTGGAACTTGACAAGAGCAGCCTCTCATCCACATCAGCACCGCCCACGGAGGTCTTtgcttatctctctttctttgtctttaacaagaaagagaacaagTACTTTTCAGTTCAAG ATGTGGAAGTAAAGAAGTTCAGTTCTTCAAGAACGGTCTGGGGAGTTTCTCAAGTTCTTCCACTTGAGGCTTGCAGTGGCCCTGCCAATGGATACATCCTGGAGGGAGATGAACATGAGTTTGGTGCTCATGTGAAGATTGCTTCACCACCTGTCGCTGCTGATGATAATCTCCCTTTTCACAAATTCTCTTGGAGTGTTCGGGATTTCTCTCTTCTGAAACAGAGTGATTACGTCTCAAAAACCTTCCAAATGGGAGAAAAAAAGTG GACTCTAACCGTGTATCCAAAGGGAGACTCTAGCGCAGGGGGCCAAATGTCCAGCTATGTGCATTTAGCTGAAGGGGAAAACTTATTGACGGGTGAGCTGGTTATCGCGCGAGCACAGCTGCAGGTTCTAGACCCGCGTGGATCGAATCACCTTTCAGGATGCc TTCAAGGTTGGGTCATGACCTCGAACGCAGGGAGGGGCCTTGCTCAGTCCATGCCTTTAGCTGAAATTCAAGAGGGTTACTTGGACCATGAAGATACCTTGAATGTAGAGATGGAGTGCGAAGTTGTTAATGCCAGAAAAAACGACCCCTTCTTTTAG